A part of Gossypium hirsutum isolate 1008001.06 chromosome A07, Gossypium_hirsutum_v2.1, whole genome shotgun sequence genomic DNA contains:
- the LOC107937005 gene encoding ubiquitin-conjugating enzyme E2 7 — protein sequence MASQASLLLQKQLKDLCKHPVDGFSAGLVDENNIFEWSVTIIGPPDTLYEGGFFNAIMSFPPNYPNSPPTVKFTSEIWHPNVYPDGRVCISILHPPGDDPNGYELASERWMPVHTVESIVLSIISMLSSPNDESPANVEAAKEWRERKDEFKRKVGRCVRRSQEML from the exons aTGGCATCTCAAGCCAGCCTCCTCCTTCAAAAACAGCTCAAAG ATCTTTGTAAGCATCCGGTTGATGGGTTCTCGGCCGGATTGGTTGATGAAAACAATATCTTTGAATGGAGTGTTACAATTATCGGACCACCTGATACTCTTTA TGAAGGGGGATTTTTCAATGCCATCATGAGCTTTCCACCCAATTATCCAAACAGCCCTCCAACAGTGAAATTTACATCAGAGATTTGGCATCCTAATG TTTATCCTGATGGGCGCGTTTGCATATCAATTCTTCATCCTCCAGGTGATGATCCAAATGGCTATGAGCTTGCTAGTGAGCGCTGGATGCCAGTCCATACA GTTGAAAGTATTGTATTGAGTATCATATCAATGCTTTCAAGCCCTAATGATGAATCTCCTGCGAATGTTGAAGCTGCT AAGGAGTGGAGAGAGAGGAAAGATGAATTTAAGAGAAAGGTTGGTCGCTGTGTCCGACGGTCGCAAGAAATGTTGTGA
- the LOC107937014 gene encoding uncharacterized protein, with protein sequence MPTAQQQSNRARALWLTCLASSFRTALACTIVGIITLYGPASVQSQVAFPAFSYVTVILVVTDATLGDTLHGCWLALYASVQSLGPAMLSLWLIRPTKLTSGTTALAVALGGMIVVLPEATHMVAKRIALGQIVIVYVIGFINGGQTEPIMHPVHVAASTAVGVLACVLALMFPYPRLACCEAKKSCKQLAENSSERLKLFVKALCAQDKAAASGFISQAKLLNAAAHKLVQSIKRFQGSMKWEKLPFKFLRPYYMNSGENPQEMEMALRGMEIALESIPSFPGSLMVDDGELKDGLLRLEDHISCTIRQSKCLVPGDSSTVPESNAEDVTKFFQSLQTMPQSHQDLPTFFFLFCMKLLHSKSLPEPRTKKPVLENGKSKQNGFSFKEVWSSCGLNSRRVKPALKFSLSLGCAVLFGLKYSKPNGFWSGLPVAISFAAAREATFKVANIKAQGTVLGTVYGVIGCFLFERFLPIRFLSLLPWFIFTSFLRQSKMYGQAGGISAVIGALLILGRKNFGPPSEFAIARIIETFIGLSCSIGVELLFQPKRASTLAKIELSKSLGTLHECIGNLSLQANHVESHKKLKFHVNQLGKFIGEAEVEPDFWFLPFHSACHGKLFGSLSKMSDLLLFGTHAIRFLQQESQKLETSWKETVNKLDGDLKLFKGSVGSLIKCLGNITSIPMLDKGLQKDGISYDIEMGKPPCPIFFRVSDSEEDEDELNKALSSFLQHSKEAVDMILGIEGEKEIKSQMVLSLSCMGYCIKVLIAETRMIEEGIRELVQWENPSTPVNLHELSCKIRAQYS encoded by the exons ATGCCAACCGCACAACAGCAATCGAACCGAGCCAGGGCGTTATGGCTCACCTGCCTAGCCTCCTCCTTCCGCACCGCCTTAGCCTGCACCATAGTAGGCATCATCACCTTGTACGGTCCAGCTTCCGTCCAAAGTCAAGTGGCATTCCCTGCATTTTCCTACGTGACAGTCATCCTAGTGGTCACGGACGCCACGTTGGGTGACACTTTGCACGGCTGCTGGCTGGCTCTTTACGCCTCCGTCCAGAGCCTTGGACCAGCCATGTTGAGCCTGTGGTTGATACGACCAACCAAGCTAACGAGTGGAACCACGGCCCTTGCGGTGGCTTTAGGGGGGATGATAGTGGTGTTGCCGGAAGCAACTCACATGGTAGCCAAGCGAATAGCGTTGGGCCAAATTGTTATAGTCTATGTTATTGGTTTCATTAATGGTGGCCAAACGGAACCAATCATGCATCCGGTGCATGTGGCGGCTAGCACTGCGGTCGGGGTGTTGGCCTGCGTTTTAGCCTTAATGTTTCCTTACCCAAGATTGGCTTGTTGCGAG GCCAAGAAAAGCTGCAAACAACTGGCGGAGAACAGCTCGGAGAGGCTGAAACTTTTCGTTAAGGCACTTTGCGCACAAGATAAAGCAGCGGCATCTGGTTTTATTTCTCAAGCAAAGCTATTAAACGCCGCCGCACATAAACTTGTTCAAAGCATTAAACGCTTCCAA GGGAGCATGAAATGGGAGAAACTCCCGTTCAAGTTTCTGAGACCCTATTACATGAACTCAGGGGAGAACCCGCAAGAAATGGAGATGGCTTTAAGAGGAATGGAAATTGCTTTGGAGAGTATTCCTTCATTTCCAGGGAGTTTAATGGTGGATGATGGAGAACTCAAAGACGGCTTGCTCAGGCTAGAAGATCACATTAGCTGTACCATAAGACAGTCCAAGTGTTTGGTCCCGGGTGATTCCAGTACTGTTCCGGAATCAAATGCTGAAGATGTTACCAAGTTCTTCCAATCTCTCCAAACAATGCCACAATCCCACCAAGATTTACCCACTTTTTTCTTCTTATTCTGCATGAAACTTCTGCATAGTAAGTCGTTGCCGGAGCCAAGGACCAAAAAACCGGTTCTGGAAAATGGGAAGTCGAAACAAAATGGGTTCTCCTTCAAGGAGGTTTGGAGCAGCTGTGGTCTTAATAGCCGAAGGGTGAAGCCGGCCTTGAAGTTCTCACTTTCTTTAGGATGTGCAGTTCTATTTGGGCTGAAATACAGTAAGCCCAATGGATTCTGGTCGGGACTCCCGGTTGCAATCAGCTTTGCTGCCGCAAGAGAGGCGACATTTAAGGTTGCAAATATTAAAGCACAAGGGACAGTTCTGGGGACAGTGTATGGAGTTATAGGGTGCTTTCTTTTCGAAAGGTTCTTGCCAATCAGGTTTTTGTCTCTTCTTCCTTGGTTCATCTTCACAAGTTTCCTAAGGCAAAGCAAGATGTATGGTCAGGCAGGTGGAATATCTGCTGTCATTGGAGCCCTACTGATATTGGGAAGGAAAAACTTTGGTCCACCAAGTGAGTTCGCCATTGCAAGAATCATTGAAACATTTATTGGATTGTCTTGTTCGATTGGGGTAGAGCTTCTTTTCCAACCCAAAAGAGCTTCAACTTTGGCCAAAATCGAGCTCTCTAAAAGTTTGGGGACATTGCATGAATGCATCGGCAACCTCTCTCTCCAAGCCAATCATGTAGAGAGTCACAAAAAGTTGAAATTCCATGTGAATCAGCTAGGGAAATTCATTGGAGAAGCTGAGGTGGAACCTGATTTTTGGTTTTTGCCATTTCATAGTGCTTGCCATGGTAAGCTTTTTGGGTCTTTGTCAAAGATGTCGGATCTCCTGCTTTTTGGCACTCATGCAATAAGGTTCCTCCAACAAGAGTCACAAAAACTCGAAACTTCTTGGAAGGAAACTGTAAATAAACTAGACGGTGACCTTAAACTCTTCAAAGGGTCAGTTGGGTCTTTAATAAAATGCCTCGGAAATATCACATCGATCCCTATGCTTGACAAGGGACTTCAAAAGGATGGCATCTCTTATGATATCGAGATGGGAAAACCCCCATGCCCGATTTTTTTCAGGGTTTCCGATTCAGAAGAGGACGAAGATGAGCTGAACAAGGCTTTGAGTTCATTTCTTCAACATTCGAAAGAAGCAGTGGATATGATCCTTGGCATTGAAGGTGAGAAGGAGATTAAGAGCCAAATGGTGTTAAGTTTGAGTTGCATGGGGTATTGCATCAAAGTTTTGATAGCAGAAACCCGAATGATTGAAGAAGGAATAAGGGAACTTGTTCAGTGGGAGAATCCTTCGACCCCTGTCAACTTGCATGAACTCTCATGCAAAATACGTGCTCAATACAGTTAA
- the LOC107937006 gene encoding uncharacterized protein, whose amino-acid sequence MAFKFKPVFGYTVVYVENVAKSVDFYAKASGYNVRRLDESHSYYKCIYSLKNIMGCEGFNFGYRCGELESGQTTIAFTPKYQHETDKLTGAVQVPRSDSERTPMELCFVYSHVDTAYKRAVAVSQPEKKEWGQRVDYVRDIDGITVRMGSHVHPPKQA is encoded by the exons ATGGCGTTTAAGTTTAAACCCGTGTTTGGCTACACAGTTGTTTATGTTGAGAACGTGGCTAAATCAGTAGATTTCTACGCAAAAGCCTCTGGTTACAATGTTCGTCGCTTGGACGAGTCTCACAGCTACTATAAATGCATATATTCCCTTAAAAATATAATGGGATGTGaagggtttaattttggttacaGATGCGGAGAGCTGGAGAGTGGGCAGACCACTATAGCCTTCACTCCAAAATATCAACATGAGACGGATAAGCTAACTGGTGCAGTCCAAGTCCCAAGATCTGATAGCGAGCGAACCCCGATGGAACTCTGCTTCGTTTACTCACACGTCGATACTGCTTACAAG CGAGCGGTGGCGGTGAGCCAGCCTGAGAAAAAGGAATGGGGACAAAGGGTCGATTACGTACGTGACATCGATGGCATAACTGTGAGGATGGGCAGCCATGTTCACCCACCAAAACAAGCTTGA